In Sphingobium sp. B2D3C, a genomic segment contains:
- a CDS encoding right-handed parallel beta-helix repeat-containing protein: protein MPARGAPNSEDAFANVQISPRPEAEPVVLHVASIGAETGDGSAARPFGTLVQAQAAVRRLNRDRPVTVQLADGVYSLAAPLHFGAEDGGHAGHIVRWEAAPGAKPTLSGGSIVQGWTLADRDRNIWTASIGKGSDPRQLWVDGRLAHRAAVEAPRSAFAFFDWGIQIVDPAWRFLAALPDQSRMEVENTGFFTDRRAVIDRIEGDRILLKQAGWRNNLIGYDTFAKPVSGNKARFFIANALAFMRAAGEWYADPAKGLLYYKPQDGHSPEGHEIVVPRLEALITIAGSAEAPVSDVVFEGLAFRHTSWRGPSSAEGYASQQSGSYLAGDIANYPADPIRDCSWGCAAFEAQRNHWRQQPAAVQISAARRITFRNVTFAQLGQIALGIGNNPEANVRGPGLAAQSIEVNGSRFGPLAGGAIMVGGTTVDAHHPSRPDLAVRDILIRNNHIETVSQDYREQAAILVTYASATLILHNDVSDAPYDGVDVGWGWGTNDPGGNTAYMTRARGYYDQPGNRIYGTPTILRDTAIFGNRVHGVKRWFPDGGAIYHLSADPGALIAENHIYDVPGGIGVYLDEGSRYVTVRNNVIDGVGLWVNLNAQDDARPRRTNLDNIASGNWFNSGKANGNWSTYLNNHLADNIAVNGQAWPPEARAVIARAGVQMDGIAP, encoded by the coding sequence ATGCCTGCGCGAGGCGCGCCCAACTCAGAAGATGCCTTCGCCAACGTGCAGATATCCCCGCGACCGGAGGCCGAGCCGGTGGTGCTGCATGTCGCGTCGATTGGCGCAGAGACGGGCGACGGCAGCGCCGCACGTCCGTTCGGCACGCTGGTGCAGGCGCAGGCGGCGGTGCGGCGGCTGAACCGCGACAGGCCGGTCACCGTCCAGCTCGCCGACGGCGTTTATTCCCTCGCCGCGCCTTTGCACTTTGGCGCGGAGGATGGCGGCCATGCCGGCCATATCGTCCGCTGGGAAGCCGCGCCCGGCGCGAAGCCGACTCTTTCCGGCGGGTCGATCGTGCAGGGTTGGACGCTCGCGGACCGCGACCGCAACATCTGGACCGCGTCGATCGGCAAGGGCAGCGATCCGCGCCAATTATGGGTCGATGGCCGCCTCGCCCATCGCGCCGCTGTCGAGGCGCCTCGGAGCGCCTTCGCCTTTTTCGATTGGGGCATCCAGATTGTCGATCCGGCATGGCGCTTTCTTGCCGCTTTGCCGGACCAGAGTCGCATGGAGGTGGAGAACACCGGCTTTTTCACCGATCGACGGGCAGTCATCGACCGTATCGAGGGCGACCGCATTCTTCTCAAGCAGGCCGGCTGGCGCAACAATCTGATCGGCTACGACACCTTCGCCAAGCCGGTCTCCGGCAACAAGGCCCGCTTCTTCATTGCCAATGCCCTCGCCTTCATGCGCGCCGCAGGCGAGTGGTATGCCGATCCCGCCAAGGGTCTGCTCTACTATAAGCCGCAGGATGGCCACTCACCGGAGGGGCACGAGATCGTCGTGCCCCGACTGGAGGCGCTCATCACCATTGCCGGCAGCGCGGAGGCGCCAGTGTCCGATGTTGTCTTCGAAGGACTGGCCTTCCGCCACACAAGCTGGCGTGGGCCCAGCAGCGCCGAGGGCTATGCCAGCCAGCAGAGCGGGAGCTATCTCGCAGGCGACATCGCCAATTATCCCGCCGATCCAATTCGCGATTGCAGCTGGGGCTGTGCCGCGTTCGAGGCGCAACGCAACCACTGGCGCCAGCAGCCCGCCGCCGTGCAGATTTCCGCCGCGCGCCGGATCACGTTCCGCAATGTCACCTTCGCGCAACTGGGGCAGATCGCTCTTGGCATCGGCAACAACCCGGAGGCGAATGTGCGCGGCCCAGGGCTTGCCGCGCAGTCGATCGAGGTCAATGGCTCGCGCTTCGGCCCGCTGGCCGGCGGCGCGATCATGGTTGGGGGAACGACCGTCGATGCCCACCATCCCTCAAGGCCGGACTTGGCCGTCCGCGACATACTGATCCGCAACAATCACATCGAGACGGTATCGCAGGATTATCGCGAGCAGGCAGCCATTCTGGTTACCTACGCCTCGGCCACGCTCATCCTGCACAATGATGTTTCCGATGCGCCTTATGATGGCGTCGATGTCGGTTGGGGCTGGGGGACCAATGATCCCGGCGGCAACACCGCCTATATGACGCGGGCGCGCGGCTATTACGATCAGCCCGGCAACCGCATCTACGGGACGCCGACGATCCTGCGCGACACGGCGATCTTCGGCAACCGCGTTCATGGCGTGAAACGCTGGTTTCCGGACGGCGGGGCGATCTACCACCTCTCCGCCGATCCGGGCGCGCTGATTGCCGAAAACCACATCTATGATGTCCCCGGCGGCATCGGCGTCTATCTGGACGAAGGCTCGCGCTACGTCACCGTCCGCAATAACGTCATCGACGGCGTCGGCCTGTGGGTGAACCTCAATGCGCAGGATGATGCCCGGCCACGTCGAACCAATCTGGATAACATTGCCTCCGGTAACTGGTTCAACAGCGGCAAGGCCAATGGCAATTGGTCAACCTATCTGAACAACCACCTCGCCGATAACATCGCCGTCAACGGGCAGGCCTGGCCGCCCGAGGCGCGCGCCGTCATCGCCCGTGCCGGGGTCCAGATGGACGGCATCGCGCCATGA
- a CDS encoding glycoside hydrolase family 3 C-terminal domain-containing protein, with protein MTPAPSLRALILAGAAAFALPLAAQTDDANTVMAQSERQAAEIVAKLTPQEKADQLVNVAPAIPRLGIPGYNWWTESLHGAMGTLPTTNFPEPIGLAATFDAPLVHDVATIISVEMRGLHTLARQTGRLGRIGTGLDTWSPNINIFRDPRWGRGQETYGEDPFLTAEIGKAFITGMQGPDPARPNMIATPKHFAVHSGPESTRHHANVYVSRHDMEDTYLPAFRAAIVDAKAGSIMCAYNRVNGQPACASDDLLKTHLRDAWGFKGYVVSDCDAVTDISRNHHYAPDAATAVAAAMRAGVDSECNGATLSDTARLGQPYLHALNRNLITQSDVDTALVRLFSARLRNGDLPGLAPRPTIAPSVIGAPDHNALALKAAEKSLVLLKNDGALPLKPNARIAVIGPLADATRVLRGNYSSTLSGSPISVLEGLRQAMPAATIHHAPFAETFTDGDRVPTTALIAPDGKPGLLARYYNPTQTPPARFAPGTFDSATKAMTFQTRPVVTRREADVSGRSLDLANVSDHHRVVWTGFFVPPESGTYRLGLSGSNGEMLLDGKPFVDLKNSRWNSLPTMKTLTLEKGKRYPIEITMTSHINTGIDLMWKRVSPDADAALAAAAAQSDVIVAVVGLTSDLEAEETPVKVPGFEGGDKTTLDLPAEQLAMLEKARALGKPLVIVAMNGSPINLAWAKDHAAGIVEAWYPGQNGGLAVANVLSGKTNPSGRLPLTFYRSVDELPPFGDYSMAGRTYRYFTGTPVYGFGYGLSYTQFAYEPLRVQASSDAAQGVRVSTTVRNSGQRAGEEVAQLYLDFPDVPGTPRIALRGFQRVALKPGESRQISFDLSPRDLSAVSLGGVRQVFPGAYRVSVGSAQPDSGLPVQSADFAIATGVTLPK; from the coding sequence ATGACCCCCGCACCCTCCCTACGCGCCCTCATCCTCGCCGGTGCTGCAGCGTTCGCCCTGCCGCTGGCCGCTCAGACGGACGACGCCAACACGGTCATGGCGCAGTCGGAGCGGCAGGCGGCGGAGATCGTGGCGAAGCTCACGCCGCAGGAAAAGGCGGACCAGCTTGTGAATGTCGCGCCCGCCATCCCGCGCCTTGGTATTCCCGGCTACAATTGGTGGACGGAATCGCTGCATGGCGCGATGGGCACGCTGCCCACCACCAACTTCCCCGAACCGATCGGCCTCGCCGCCACCTTCGATGCGCCGCTGGTCCATGATGTCGCCACCATCATCAGCGTCGAAATGCGCGGCCTGCATACGCTGGCGCGGCAGACCGGGCGGCTTGGGCGCATCGGCACGGGGCTCGACACATGGTCGCCCAACATCAACATTTTCCGCGATCCGCGTTGGGGACGTGGGCAGGAAACCTATGGCGAGGACCCCTTCCTCACCGCCGAGATCGGCAAGGCTTTCATCACCGGCATGCAGGGACCAGACCCGGCGCGGCCGAACATGATCGCGACACCCAAGCATTTCGCCGTGCACAGCGGCCCGGAATCGACGCGCCATCATGCCAATGTCTACGTCTCCCGCCACGATATGGAGGACACTTATCTGCCCGCCTTCCGCGCCGCCATTGTGGACGCCAAGGCGGGATCGATCATGTGCGCCTACAACCGCGTGAACGGGCAACCGGCCTGCGCCAGTGACGATCTGCTCAAGACGCATTTGCGCGATGCCTGGGGCTTCAAAGGCTATGTCGTCTCCGATTGCGATGCGGTGACGGATATCAGCCGCAACCATCATTATGCGCCGGATGCCGCCACGGCGGTCGCCGCAGCTATGCGCGCCGGCGTCGACAGCGAGTGCAATGGCGCGACGCTGAGCGACACCGCCAGGCTGGGCCAGCCCTATCTCCATGCGCTGAACCGCAATCTAATCACCCAGAGCGATGTCGATACCGCGCTCGTGCGGCTGTTCTCCGCCCGCCTGCGCAATGGCGATCTGCCCGGTCTGGCGCCGCGCCCGACCATCGCGCCCTCCGTCATCGGCGCGCCGGACCACAATGCGCTGGCGTTGAAGGCCGCCGAGAAAAGCCTGGTGCTGCTCAAAAATGATGGCGCGCTGCCGCTCAAGCCCAATGCCCGCATCGCCGTCATCGGCCCGCTGGCGGATGCCACCCGCGTGCTGCGCGGCAATTATTCCTCCACGCTCTCCGGCTCGCCGATATCTGTGCTGGAGGGGCTGCGACAGGCCATGCCCGCCGCGACGATCCACCATGCCCCCTTCGCCGAGACCTTTACCGATGGCGACCGCGTGCCGACAACGGCGCTCATTGCACCGGATGGCAAGCCCGGGCTGCTGGCGCGCTATTATAATCCCACGCAGACGCCGCCGGCCCGCTTCGCCCCGGGCACGTTCGACAGCGCCACAAAGGCAATGACCTTCCAGACCAGGCCGGTTGTGACCCGCAGGGAAGCCGATGTGTCAGGACGCAGCCTCGATCTGGCGAACGTCTCCGACCATCATCGCGTGGTATGGACCGGCTTCTTCGTCCCGCCCGAGAGCGGCACCTACCGGCTCGGCCTGTCCGGCTCCAACGGCGAGATGCTGCTCGACGGCAAGCCGTTCGTGGACCTCAAAAACTCGCGCTGGAACAGCCTGCCGACGATGAAGACGCTGACGCTGGAGAAGGGCAAGCGCTACCCGATCGAGATCACCATGACCTCGCACATCAATACCGGCATCGACCTGATGTGGAAGCGCGTTTCGCCCGATGCCGATGCGGCGCTTGCCGCTGCGGCGGCGCAATCGGACGTGATCGTCGCGGTCGTGGGCCTCACCTCGGATCTGGAAGCCGAGGAAACGCCGGTGAAGGTGCCGGGCTTCGAGGGTGGCGACAAGACCACGCTCGATCTGCCGGCCGAGCAGCTTGCCATGCTGGAAAAGGCCCGCGCGCTGGGCAAACCGCTGGTCATCGTGGCGATGAACGGCAGCCCGATCAATCTCGCCTGGGCGAAGGACCATGCAGCGGGCATCGTGGAGGCCTGGTATCCGGGGCAGAATGGCGGCCTCGCGGTGGCCAATGTCCTCTCCGGCAAGACCAATCCCTCCGGGCGCCTGCCCCTCACCTTCTATCGCAGCGTGGATGAGCTGCCACCGTTCGGCGATTACAGCATGGCCGGGCGGACCTATCGCTACTTCACCGGCACGCCGGTCTATGGCTTTGGCTATGGGCTGAGCTACACGCAATTCGCCTATGAGCCGCTGCGGGTGCAGGCTTCCAGCGATGCTGCGCAAGGCGTGCGGGTCTCGACCACCGTGCGCAATAGCGGGCAGCGAGCGGGCGAAGAGGTGGCGCAGCTCTATCTCGATTTCCCGGATGTGCCCGGCACCCCGCGTATCGCCTTGCGTGGCTTCCAGCGCGTGGCGCTAAAGCCCGGTGAATCCCGCCAAATCAGCTTCGATCTCTCGCCGCGCGATCTGAGCGCGGTGTCGCTGGGGGGCGTGCGGCAGGTCTTCCCCGGTGCGTATCGCGTGTCGGTCGGCTCGGCGCAGCCCGATAGCGGCCTGCCGGTGCAGAGCGCGGACTTCGCCATCGCCACCGGCGTCACCCTGCCGAAATAG